Proteins from one Cryptomeria japonica chromosome 4, Sugi_1.0, whole genome shotgun sequence genomic window:
- the LOC131874747 gene encoding peroxidase 5-like, whose amino-acid sequence RYGHYDQTCPEAEEIISETVGKAVKANPGVAASLIRMHFHDCFVRGCDGSILLDSTEGNTAEKDHPANNPSLRGYDIIDEAKSKLEAKCPGVVSCADVVAFAARDSAYQAGGFSWAVEGGRRDGRISHQSDVSENLPPPSFDVNQLTRLFASKKLSQEEMVTLSGAHSIGVSHCASFTGDRLYNFSGRGGQDPSMDSHYALQLKAKCPPSNPSNVVVRLDPLTPTNLDVKYYVDLQYKRGLLKSDQTLMSNDATSRQVNINAQYANVWRKNFGRAMVKMGTIDVLTGSQGEIRKQCHAPN is encoded by the exons TCAAACCTGCCCTGAGGCCGAGGAGATCATCAGTGAAACTGTTGGCAAAGCTGTTAAAGCTAATCCTGGTGTAGCAGCTTCTCTTATAAGGATGCATTTCCACGATTGCTTTGTAAGA GGTTGCGATGGATCAATTCTCCTTGATTCTACAGAAGGCAATACAGCGGAGAAGGACCATCCGGCCAATAACCCAAGTCTAAGGGGCTACGACATAATTGATGAAGCCAAGTCCAAACTGGAAGCCAAATGTCCCGGCGTCGTTTCTTGTGCCGACGTAGTTGCATTCGCTGCAAGAGATAGTGCTTACCAA GCTGGTGGGTTTAGTTGGGCGGTTGAAGGTGGACGAAGAGACGGAAGGATATCACACCAATCAGATGTCTCGGAAAATCTTCCTCCTCCCTCATTTGATGTAAACCAGTTGACACGACTTTTTGCTTCAAAGAAATTGTCGCAGGAGGAGATGGTCACTCTCTCAG GGGCACATTCAATTGGGGTTTCTCACTGCGCTTCATTCACCGGAGATCGTCTGTACAACTTCAGCGGCAGAGGTGGTCAAGATCCTTCGATGGACTCTCACTATGCTCTTCAGCTAAAGGCCAAATGCCCCCCTTCAAATCCGTCTAACGTCGTTGTTCGACTGGATCCTCTCACTCCCACTAATTTGGACGTGAAATACTACGTCGATTTGCAATACAAGCGTGGACTGTTGAAATCTGATCAAACGTTGATGTCAAATGATGCCACCTCCAGACAGGTCAATATAAACGCCCAGTATGCCAATGTTTGGAGGAAAAACTTTGGAAGGGCAATGGTAAAGATGGGTACAATTGACGTGTTGACAGGATCGCAGGGAGagataaggaaacagtgccatgcCCCGAACTAG